GTGATTGCCGTGGAACGCGCGGGTGGTTGTCCTCTTATTCTGCCTATGACAGAGGAACAGGAAACGCTCGCGCCGCTGTTTGCCCTGCTCAACGGCCTGATTATTACTGGCGGCCCCGGTATTACGCAAGGTCTGGTTGGCAAGCTGCCCAAAGACCTGCCCGCGGTTGCGCCCACGCGCTATGAAAATGATATTCGCGCTTTTGAATACGCGCAAAAAAAACAGATGCCCGTTCTGGGCATCTGCTATGGCATGCAATTTATCAATGCTCAATTTGGCGGCACGATCTATGCCGATATTCAAATACAATGCGATGTCGATCCGCATTCACCCGGGCGGACTGAAGATCCCGTTTGCCATACAGTTTCGATCAATCCCAATTCCCA
This window of the Gemmatimonadota bacterium genome carries:
- a CDS encoding gamma-glutamyl-gamma-aminobutyrate hydrolase family protein — its product is MSRPIIGITTSFLSKSKQQSLDHEYVIAVERAGGCPLILPMTEEQETLAPLFALLNGLIITGGPGITQGLVGKLPKDLPAVAPTRYENDIRAFEYAQKKQMPVLGICYGMQFINAQFGGTIYADIQIQCDVDPHSPGRTEDPVCHTVSINPNSHLSSILGETECTTNSFHLQGLETVGGELNISARSEDRVIEGIETPDGRIIGVQFHPEKMPNTVFDCIFEHLLIQADQASKKK